The following proteins are co-located in the Telopea speciosissima isolate NSW1024214 ecotype Mountain lineage chromosome 9, Tspe_v1, whole genome shotgun sequence genome:
- the LOC122639026 gene encoding pectinesterase 3-like — MDWENGTKAKEDPRKTRRPCGGLDFCSEEESSYSNGYEYDNEGSSSTSTPSSSSSSSCSSRDDYRYEGDDVLVVAGCKRCFMYFICFPNRSKSAPNAMVSSFTSIDRYLDELLKTGKDLRQYRNVKKTIFQHADDLKTLVSAAMTNQESCLDGFSHDGADKEVKAVQEAGQVHVYKICSNALAMIKNMTDTHMAEERKERRLMMGDDIETNERGSEFPEWLSAGDQRLLQAMTVTAYVTVAADGSGNFKTVAAAVAAAPEKSSKRYVIIESSR; from the coding sequence ATGGACTGGGAGAATGGAACGAAAGCGAAGGAAGATCCAAGGAAGACAAGAAGGCCTTGTGGTGGTTTAGATTTCTGTTCTGAAGAGGAGAGTTCGTATTCGAATGGGTATGAGTATGACAACGAGGGTTCCTCTTCTACCTCcacaccttcttcttcttcttcttcttcttgttcttcaagGGACGATTACCGTTACGAAGGCGATGATGTTCTCGTTGTTGCCGGTTGCAAGAGATGTTTCATGTACTTTATATGCTTCCCAAACAGGTCCAAGAGTGCCCCAAATGCAATGGTCTCATCCTTCACTTCAATCGATCGATACCTGGATGAGCTACTCAAGACAGGTAAAGATCTCAGGCAGTACAGAAACGTGAAGAAAACGATATTCCAACACGCCGATGACCTTAAGACACTTGTGAGTGCTGCAATGACGAATCAGGAGTCCTGTTTGGACGGGTTCTCCCATGATGGAGCGGATAAGGAGGTGAAAGCAGTGCAGGAGGCAGGTCAGGTTCACGTTTATAAGATTTGTAGTAACGCATTAGCCATGATCAAGAACATGACCGACACACACATGGCtgaggagaggaaggagaggcgGTTGATGATGGGTGATGACATTGAAACCAATGAGAGAGGGAGTGAGTTTCCGGAGTGGTTGTCGGCGGGTGACCAGAGGCTGCTTCAGGCAATGACGGTGACGGCGTATGTGACGGTAGCGGCGGATGGGAGTGGGAACTTTAAGACGGTGGCGGCTGCAGTGGCGGCAGCGCCGGAGAAGAGTAGTAAGAGGTATGTGATTATTGAAAGTTCACGGTAA